Within Aquificaceae bacterium, the genomic segment CGGGGTGTATTCTCCCATCTTCTATAAGCCTTTCTAAGGCTTCCTTTGCGAGCTCTCTCCTCATGGGGTCAAAGGAGGATATGGTAACAATATCAGGTGTATCGTCAATTATCAGGTCTACGCCTGTGAGGAGCTCAAAGGTTCTTATGTTTCTTCCCTCCCTTCCTATTATCCTTCCCTTAAACTCGTTGCTGGGAAGTTCCACTGTGGTGGTGGTGTAGTTTATGGCTATCTCAGAGGAAAGCCTTTGGATTGCGGTAGTTATTATCTTCTTTGCTTCAAACTCCGCCCTTTCCCTTGCCTCCTCTTCTATACGCTTTGCCACTCTTATGGCTTCTATCTTTGCTTCCTCTTCCACTCTTCTGAATAGCTCTGACCTTGCTTCCTCAAGGGTCATATTGGCTATCCTTTGGAGCTCAAGAATTTCCCTATGCCTGAGTGCTTCTATTTCCCTTTCCCTCTCTTCAAGCTCCTTTAACCTTAACTGTAGGTCTCTTTGAGCTTGGTCTATCTGCCTTTCCATTTCTCTTATTTCCCTTTCCCTTCTGTATAGCTCTTCCTCACGTCTTTCAAGAGCCTGAACCCTTCTTTCTAAGTTTGCCTCACGGTGTTGTAGAGCCTGCTCTAACTTCTGGATTTCTTGCTTTCTCTCTGCGAGGTATTCTTCCATTTCCCTGCTTTTCTTGTCAAGGTTTTGCCTTATCATCTCCGCTTCTTCCTTAAGGGTTGCCCTTAGTCTGTCCGCTTCTTCCTGAGCGAGTTTAACTATCTTCTCCGCCTCTCTTTCCGCATTTAGCTTTGTCTCCCTTGCTTCCTCATAAGCCTTTCTTAGTATCTCTTGAGCCTCCTCCTTAGCCTTTAGAACCATTAGCTCCGCTTCCTTCTTCTTCTCTTCAAGGTCTACCGCTGTCTCAAAAACAGAAGACTTGCCTGAGTTCTTCCTTGAAAGCACAAAACCCAAAGCTCCTCCAACAGCTAAAGCCAAAAAGACAGCAATAACAAGCACTTCCACGCTCATCCTTCCTTACCTCCTTGATAGATTTTTTCTTCCGTGACCACAAGGTCAACAGGCATATCCCAGTCATCCCTTGGCACCTCCTCCAAGACCTGAAACTCGTAGCACACTCCCACCTTTAGCCCTCCCAACCTTTCAAAGAGCCTATCGTAGTATCCCTTCCCATAACCTATACGGTATCCCGCCTTGTCAAAGGCTATTCCGGGGATGAGCGAGAGCTCTACTTCCTCTGGTCTTACCTCCTTGCCTTTAGAGGGTTCAAGTATACAAAAGGCACCGGGGCTAAGGCTTGTAGTATCCTCAAGTCTTATAAGCCTTAGGTTCTTCCCCTCTACCTTTGGGAGTAAAAGAGCTTTACCCCTTTGCAAAGTCCAAGAGAAAAGTGGTGTAATGTTAGGTTCTCCCCTGTGAGGGCAGAACATAAGAAGGTTTTTTGCATCCCACAAGGGCTTGAGGGATAAGAGGTTTTTTATTATACCCTCCGATAGCTTTTCTCTTTCTTCCTCTGTGAGGGCTTCTCTCTTTTGTATGATTAATCTTCTTATATCATCCTTCGTAAGAACCTTCATCTTCCGCCTCCTTTTCAGGAGGGGAAGGCAAGAATACCCGCCCATGCCGTGGCGGAAGGAGTCTTCGGTGGGCCCCCTAAGAATTAGGTGGGTGCCCTCCCAGAAGGCCTCTCTGGCTCTCCTGGAGACCGGGCTCCCTATTGCCTCACCATGTGGACCCCAATATAAACTCCTTCACCACGCACAGGGCAGGCTCTATCTTAGCTTCGCTCCAAAATTTTCTTCCAGCTCTGCCACTATCTCTTCCACAAGTTTGTTAACCTGCTGGTCAGAAAGTGTTCCTTCCTTGCTTCTAAAGGTCAGCCTAAAGCTAACACTCTTCTTGCCTTCCCCAAGTTTTGGGTCTATGTATATACTAAATACCTTCATATCTTCCACCAGCTCTCTTTTCCTGATATGGGATATTAATTTATCCACACTCACCTCTTTGTCCATAAGGAGCGTAAGGTCCCTTATCACAGGTGGATACTGGGTTATAGGTTTGTAGCTTTTGTGTCTTTCTTTCAAATGGCTTAGCCTTAACTCACCCACAATAACTTTATGTCTTATAGCAAGCCTATCCTGAAGCGTAGGGTTCAAAATACCAAAGTATCCTATCTCCTCCTCTCCTAAGTAGAAGGCTCTTTGCACCTTTGGATGTAGGAAGGGTATATTAGACGCTTCCGACCTAAAGCCTTCCGCATAGTTTCTCAAGATATCCTGAAGGATAGCCAGTCCATGATAAGGTGAATACTCCTCTTCTGGGAAGAGTCTCCTATAGCCAGTCATGAGAAAGCCAAGCCTTAGCTCCTCTTCCCCAAGAAAGACATTGCCTATTTCAAAGATAGCCATGCTGTAGTTGTAGTTTCTTATGTTTTCAAGACACACTCTCAAAAGAGAAGGCAAGAGGAAAGTCCTCATATACCTTTGACTTTTATTCAAAGGGTTTATAACTTCTATCTGTGGGAGGGGTAAAGACAAAAGCCTGTATAGCTCCGCATCTTCAAAGGAAAAGGTTATCACTTCAGAAAAGCCCTTGCTAACCATTAGACTTCTAAGCTTGTCCGCAATGCCCTCTATCTGCGATGGCTTGGCTGGAATTTTTAAGGTAGAGGAACTCACCTGTGCATAGCCTTCCACTCTAAGAAGCTCCTCTATAAGGTCCACATCACCTTGCATGTCAAAGCTACGATGAGATGGAATAAGAGCTTCCACACCACACCTCATGACTTCATGAGGTATCTCAAGGGCGCTTAAGGTCTGTGAAATTTTCTGTCTGTCAAAGTCCTTGCCTGAATACTTTCTATACTTCTCAAGGCTTAGAAAAACCCTCCTTGGCTCATAGGGTTCTGGATATATATCCTTAAGTGCTATAAGAGTGCCACCCGCAAGGTCAAGGATAAGCCTTATGGCAAGGTTTTGTGCGGTCTTTACACCTTCTATATCCACGCTTCTTTCAAATCTGTAAGAACTGTCTGTTTGAAGGGCAAGATGTTTTGCGGACCTTCTTATTCTATAGGGCTCAAAGTATGCGGACTCAAGAAGTATGCTCTCTGTGCTTTCTTTTACAGAACTATCCAATCCACCAACTATACCAGCTATGGCAAGAGGTTTGCTTACATCCG encodes:
- the pheT gene encoding phenylalanine--tRNA ligase subunit beta — its product is MKIPFSWLSEFIQVEGLDPNRVAEELTLKSVETSISKWDFDLDGVVFAKVVEKKPHPTRRLYIYRVQAGESLYLQVVSADANLQVGDGVLLALPNAKVGSMCITQRDFDGVASQGMLLSARELGLEDQSEGVLVLEEDLKPGTSAYDLLGFGEFILEIEPTPNRGDLLSVKGLAREISALLGVKKKPREYPEFEEFGKLEIRLESKDCKRYRGAIIEGVKVKGSPLWLRKRLWQCGVKTINNIVDITNYVMLLEGQPLHAFDLKELNLPIVVRDAREGETITTLMGSQKSLSAVNLLIADVSKPLAIAGIVGGLDSSVKESTESILLESAYFEPYRIRRSAKHLALQTDSSYRFERSVDIEGVKTAQNLAIRLILDLAGGTLIALKDIYPEPYEPRRVFLSLEKYRKYSGKDFDRQKISQTLSALEIPHEVMRCGVEALIPSHRSFDMQGDVDLIEELLRVEGYAQVSSSTLKIPAKPSQIEGIADKLRSLMVSKGFSEVITFSFEDAELYRLLSLPLPQIEVINPLNKSQRYMRTFLLPSLLRVCLENIRNYNYSMAIFEIGNVFLGEEELRLGFLMTGYRRLFPEEEYSPYHGLAILQDILRNYAEGFRSEASNIPFLHPKVQRAFYLGEEEIGYFGILNPTLQDRLAIRHKVIVGELRLSHLKERHKSYKPITQYPPVIRDLTLLMDKEVSVDKLISHIRKRELVEDMKVFSIYIDPKLGEGKKSVSFRLTFRSKEGTLSDQQVNKLVEEIVAELEENFGAKLR
- the rny gene encoding ribonuclease Y is translated as MSVEVLVIAVFLALAVGGALGFVLSRKNSGKSSVFETAVDLEEKKKEAELMVLKAKEEAQEILRKAYEEARETKLNAEREAEKIVKLAQEEADRLRATLKEEAEMIRQNLDKKSREMEEYLAERKQEIQKLEQALQHREANLERRVQALERREEELYRREREIREMERQIDQAQRDLQLRLKELEEREREIEALRHREILELQRIANMTLEEARSELFRRVEEEAKIEAIRVAKRIEEEARERAEFEAKKIITTAIQRLSSEIAINYTTTTVELPSNEFKGRIIGREGRNIRTFELLTGVDLIIDDTPDIVTISSFDPMRRELAKEALERLIEDGRIHPARIEEVVAEVKREMDEKIRKMGEETCMELGLYDINPGLYYYIGKLYYRTSYSQNVLLHSKEVAYLAGMMAEELGLDAKMARRAGLLHDIGKAISHELGGSHTDIGIELCKRYGEPDPVLNAIKAHHNEEPVRYPEVALVCAADALSAARPGARRETLEAYLKRLEKLEEIVKSFKGVQNAYAVQAGREVRVIVNPEEISDEEAYMLSKNIARKIEEEMQFPGQIKVVVIRETRHVEYAK
- a CDS encoding 5-formyltetrahydrofolate cyclo-ligase, which codes for MKVLTKDDIRRLIIQKREALTEEEREKLSEGIIKNLLSLKPLWDAKNLLMFCPHRGEPNITPLFSWTLQRGKALLLPKVEGKNLRLIRLEDTTSLSPGAFCILEPSKGKEVRPEEVELSLIPGIAFDKAGYRIGYGKGYYDRLFERLGGLKVGVCYEFQVLEEVPRDDWDMPVDLVVTEEKIYQGGKEG